One window of the Misgurnus anguillicaudatus chromosome 8, ASM2758022v2, whole genome shotgun sequence genome contains the following:
- the myh11a gene encoding myosin-11a isoform X2, protein MTKKGLSEDEKFLFLDKDFVNSPVAQADWTAKKLVWVPSEKHGFEAASIKEEHGDEVLVELADNAKKITVNKDDIQKMNPPKFSKVEDMAELTCLNEASVLHNLRERYFSGLIYTYSGLFCVVINPYKMLPIYSEKIIEMYKGKKRHEVPPHIYSISDNAYRNMMQDREDQSILCTGESGAGKTENTKKVIQYLAMVASSHKGKKETSAGELEKQLLQANPILEAFGNAKTIKNDNSSRFGKFIRINFDVTGFIVGANIETYLLEKSRCIRQAKTERAFHIFYYMVSGAKDKLREELLLENYGNYRFLSAGHVQIPGNQDDEMYDETMEAMNIMGFTPEERTDVLKVVSTVLQLGNIEFKKERNQEQATMPDNTAAQKVCHLQGINVTDFTRAILTPRIKVGREVVQKAQTKEQADFAVEALAKAMYERLFRWILLRVNKALDKTKRQGASFLGILDIAGFEIFEDNSFEQLCINYTNEKLQQLFNHTMFIMEQEEYQREGIEWNFIDFGLDLQPCIELIERPNNPPGILALLDEECWFPKATDVSFVEKLCNTQANHTKFAKPKQLKDKTEFSVQHYAGRVDYNAVAWLTKNMDPLNDNVTALLNNSSSQFMQDLWKDADRVVGLETIAKMSDSSAPSASKTKKGMFRTVGQLYKESLAKLMTTLHNTQPNFVRCIIPNHEKRAGKLDAHLVLEQLRCNGVLEGIRICRQGFPNRIVFQEFRQRYEILAANAIPKGFMDGKQACCLMIKHLDLDPNLYRIGQSKIFFRTGVLAQLEEERDLKITVIIIAFQAQARGFLARKAFAKRQQQLTAMKVIQRNCAAYLKLRNWQWWRLFTKVKPLLQVTRQEEEMSLKEEELQKAKESAIKYETELKDITLKHSQILEERNQLQEKLQAETELYAEAEEMRMRLATKKQELEEILHEMEARLEEEEDRGAALQLEKKKMQDQIRDLEDHLDEEEDARQKLQLEKVTCEAKIKKLEDDILMMDDQNNKLQKERKLLEERVADFSSNLAEEEEKSKNLTKLKNKHESMISELEVRLKKEEKTRQELEKAKRKLEGESNDLQEQIAELQAQIADLKAQLAKKEEELQAALARLEDETGQKNNALKKIRELEGHISDLQEDLDSERAARNKAEKTKRDLGEELEALKSELEDTLDTTATQQELRAKREQEVTLLKKAMEEESRVHEAQVQEMRQKHTQAFEEITEQLEQSKRVRTNLEKAKQALEKETSELHVEIRSLSQAKQDGEHKRKKVEGQLADLQTRFNDSEKQKAELGDRVSKITVELESVTNLLNEAEGKNIKLSKDVATLSSQVQDTQELLAEETRQKLQLSTKLRQIEDDRNAIQEQLEEEMEAKRTVERHVSTLNIQLSDFKKKLEEASGNVELLEEGKKRLQRDLEAANTQFEEKASAFDKLEKTKNRLQQELEDTLMDLDNQRQLVSNLEKKQKKFDQMLAEEKSISSKYADERDRAEAEAREKETKALSLARALEEAQESREELERANKALRAEMEDLVSSKDDVGKSVHELEKSKRGLEAQVEEMKTQLEELEDELQAAEDAKLRLEVNMQALKAQFERDLQGRDEQGEEKKRQLVKQVRELETELEDERKQRTALAAAKKKMEGDMKELEGQIETSNKGRDEAIKQLRKLQAQMKDYQRELDDARAAREEVLSSAKENERKAKTLEAELLQLQEDMAAAERAKKQAEAERDELADELASNASGKSALSDEKRRLEAKIQQLEEELEEEQGNMEMLNDRLRKSAQQVDQLTTELQAERSTSQKNESARQLMERQNKELKAKLQEMENQVKSKFKSSISALEAKVAQLEEQLDQESREKQNTAKANRQKDKKLKDLMTQVEEERKQAEQYKDQADKANVRVKQLKRQLEESEEESQRITAARRKLQRELDEATEANDTMSREVTSLKSKLRRGNEPSSFSSTPRRTGGGSRRGMIDSSDAAEDDIDMQGDYNGTKASD, encoded by the exons ATGACGAAAAAAGGCTTGTCCGAAGATGAGAAATTTCTGTTCCTGGACAAAGACTTTGTTAACAGCCCCGTCGCCCAGGCAGATTGGACCGCCAAAAAGCTGGTATGGGTCCCTTCCGAGAAACACGGGTTTGAGGCGGCCAGCATCAAAGAGGAGCACGGCGATGAGGTCCTGGTCGAGTTGGCGGACAACGCAAAGAAAATCACAGTCAACAAAGATGACATCCAGAAGATGAACCCACCAAAATTCAGCAAGGTGGAGGATATGGCAGAGCTCACCTGCCTGAATGAAGCCTCTGTGTTACATAACCTGAGGGAGAGATACTTCTCCGGCCTCATCTAT ACATACTCCGGGCTGTTTTGTGTGGTGATAAATCCCTATAAAATGCTTCCGATCTACTCTGAGAAGATCATTGAAATGTACAAAGGCAAAAAGCGCCACGAGGTCCCTCCGCATATCTACTCCATCTCGGACAACGCGTACAGGAACATGATGCAAG ACCGAGAGGACCAGTCTATTCTTTGCAC TGGTGAATCAGGTGCCGGAAAGACAGAAAATACCAAGAAAGTCATCCAGTATTTGGCAATGGTGGCCTCGTCCCACAAAGGCAAGAAGGAAACGAGCGCT GGCGAGTTGGAAAAGCAGCTGTTGCAGGCCAATCCAATTCTTGAGGCTTTTGGTAATGCCAAGACCATCAAGAATGATAACTCATCCAGATTT GGCAAATTCATCCGTATTAACTTTGATGTAACAGGTTTCATAGTTGGAGCCAACATAGAGACAT ATCTACTGGAAAAATCTCGCTGTATCAGACAAGCAAAAACAGAAAGAGCCTTCCACATTTTCTACTACATGGTTTCAGGAGCAAAGGACAAATTACGCG AGGAGCTTCTGCTTGAAAATTATGGCAACTATCGGTTCCTCTCTGCTGGCCACGTCCAGATTCCAGGCAACCAGGATGATGAGATGTATGATGAAACCATGGAGGCCATGAATATCATGGGTTTCACCCCTGAAGAAAGAACAG ATGTCCTCAAAGTAGTCTCAACTGTGCTGCAGTTGGGCAACATTGAGTTCAAGAAAGAAAGGAACCAGGAGCAAGCAACCATGCCTGACAACACAG CTGCCCAAAAAGTTTGCCATCTTCAAGGCATAAATGTGACAGATTTCACGAGAGCCATTCTGACGCCCCGAATTAAAGTCGGTCGCGAGGTTGTGCAGAAGGCCCAAACCAAAGAACAG GCAGATTTTGCAGTTGAAGCTCTGGCTAAAGCCATGTATGAACGTTTGTTCCGTTGGATCCTTCTAAGAGTTAACAAGGCACTGGATAAAACCAAGCGTCAGGGAGCCTCTTTCCTGGGAATCTTGGACATTGCTGGTTTTGAGATCTTTGAG GACAATTCATTTGAGCAGCTCTGCATCAACTACACCAACGAGAAGCTCCAGCAGCTGTTTAACCACACCATGTTCATCATGGAGCAGGAGGAGTACCAACGTGAAGGCATCGAGTGGAACTTCATCGACTTTGGTCTGGATTTGCAACCTTGCATTGAGCTTATCGAAAGACCG AACAATCCTCCTGGCATCCTGGCTCTTCTCGATGAAGAGTGTTGGTTTCCAAAGGCAACGGACGTCTCTTTTGTGGAGAAACTTTGCAACACTCAAGCTAATCATACAAAGTTTGCTAAACCGAAGCAACTGAAAGACAAAACAGAGTTTTCTGTGCAGCACTATGCCGGAAGG GTGGACTACAATGCAGTCGCATGGTTGACCAAGAACATGGACCCTCTGAATGACAATGTTACAGCACTGCTAAATAATTCCTCCAGTCAATTTATGCAAGATCTCTGGAAGGATG CTGACCGTGTGGTTGGATTGGAGACCATTGCCAAGATGTCAGACAGTTCTGCACCTAGCGCTTCCAAAACTAAAAAGGGCATGTTTCGTACCGTGGGTCAACTTTACAAGGAGTCTCTGGCCAAGCTGATGACCACACTGCACAACACGCAGCCAAACTTTGTTCGTTGCATCATCCCCAATCATGAGAAGAGG gcaGGAAAGCTGGATGCCCACCTGGTGCTTGAACAGTTGAGATGTAACGGTGTGCTGGAGGGTATTCGAATCTGTCGCCAAGGATTCCCCAATAGAATTGTCTTCCAGGAGTTCCGCCAGAG ATATGAGATCTTGGCAGCAAATGCTATTCCAAAAGGCTTCATGGATGGAAAACAGGCCTGCTGTCTAATG ATCAAGCACCTGGACCTGGATCCAAACCTGTATCGCATTGGCCAAAGCAAAATCTTCTTCCGCACAGGAGTCCTGGCTCAGCTTGAGGAGGAGCGTGATCTTAAGATCACCGTTATAATCATCGCCTTCCAGGCACAGGCCAGAGGATTCCTAGCTAGAAA GGCCTTTGCCAAGAGGCAACAACAGCTGACAGCAATGAAGGTGATCCAAAGAAACTGTGCTGCTTATCTGAAACTCAGGAACTGGCAGTGGTGGAGACTTTTCACCAAG GTGAAGCCTCTCCTGCAGGTGACACGCCAGGAAGAAGAGATGAGCCTGAAAGAGGAAGAGCTCCAAAAGGCTAAGGAATCGGCAATAAAATATGAGACTGAATTAAAAGACATCACACTGAAACACAGTCAG ATTTTGGAGGAAAGGAACCAGCTCCAGGAGAAACTCCAGGCTGAGACGGAACTCTATGCAGAGGCAGAAGAAATGAGAATGCGGTTGGCTACCAAGAAACAAGAACTTGAAGAGATCTTGCACGAGATGGAGGCCAGGTTGGAAGAGGAGGAAGATCGTGGTGCAGCCCTACaactggaaaagaaaaagaTGCAGGACCAGATCAGG GACCTGGAGGATCATCTTGATGAGGAAGAAGATGCTCGCCAGAAGCTACAGCTGGAGAAGGTTACCTGTGAGGCCAAGATCAAGAAGTTAGAGGATGACATCCTGATGATGGATGACCAGAACAATAAATTGCAGAAG GAGAGAAAGCTTCTTGAGGAAAGGGTAGCAGATTTCAGCTCAAACCTAgctgaagaagaagaaaaatccAAAAACCTCACAAAATTGAAGAATAAGCATGAGTCAATGATTTCTGAACTTGAAG TCCGCTTAAAGAAAGAGGAGAAGACTCGTCAGGAGCTGGAAAAAGCCAAGAGAAAGTTGGAGGGCGAATCAAATGACCTTCAGGAGCAGATTGCTGAACTTCAGGCTCAGATCGCTGATCTGAAAGCCCAGCTTGCTAAGAAAGAAGAAGAGCTTCAGGCTGCATTGGCAAG ACTGGAAGATGAGACCGGACAGAAGAACAACGCACTCAAGAAGATTAGGGAGCTGGAGGGACACATCTCAGATCTACAGGAGGACCTCGATTCAGAGCGTGCTGCCCGTAACAAGGCTGAAAAGACCAAGAGAGATTTGGGAGAAGAGCTCGAAGCTCTCAAATCAGAGCTTGAGGACACCTTGGACACCACAGCCACTCAGCAGGAACTTAG GGCCAAACGTGAGCAGGAGGTGACTCTCCTGAAGAAAGCCATGGAGGAAGAGAGCCGTGTTCACGAGGCTCAGGTCCAAGAGATgagacagaaacacacacaagctTTTGAGGAGATCACAGAGCAGCTGGAGCAGTCCAAGAGG GTGAGAACAAATCTGGAGAAAGCCAAGCAAGCTTTGGAGAAGGAGACATCGGAACTCCATGTCGAGATTAGATCTCTTAGTCAGGCCAAACAGGATGGGGAACACAAGAGGAAAAAGGTGGAGGGACAGCTTGCCGACCTTCAGACTCGTTTTAATGACAGCGAGAAGCAGAAAGCTGAACTTGGAGATCGGGTCTCTAAAATCACG GTGGAACTGGAGAGCGTTACAAACCTTCTTAATGAAGCCGAGGGAAAGAACATCAAGCTAAGCAAGGATGTGGCCACCCTGAGTTCCCAAGTTCAAGATACACAG GAGTTGTTGGCTGAAGAAACAAGACAGAAGCTTCAGTTATCTACAAAACTACGACAAATAGAGGATGACCGCAATGCCATACAGGAGCAGCTTGAGGAGGAAATGGAGGCGAAGAGGACCGTGGAGAGACATGTCTCAACGCTCAACATCCAG CTCTCAGATTTCAAGAAGAAGCTGGAAGAGGCGTCAGGTAATGTAGAACTTCTAGAAGAAGGTAAGAAGAGGCTTCAGAGAGACCTTGAGGCGGCCAATACTCAGTTTGAGGAGAAGGCGTCTGCTTTCGACAAGCTGGAGAAGACCAAGAACAGACTGCAACAGGAGCTTGAGGACACACTGATGGATCTGGACAACCAGAGACAGCTGGTGTCCAACCTTGAAAAGAAGCAGAAGAAGTTTGATCAG ATGCTTGCTGAAGAAAAGAGCATCTCCAGTAAATATGCAGATGAGCGAGACCGTGCAGAAGCTGAGGCCAGAGAGAAGGAGACCAAAGCTTTGTCTTTAGCAAGAGCTTTAGAAGAAGCTCAGGAAAGCCGCGAGGAGCTCGAGCGAGCCAATAAAGCCCTTCGTGCTGAAATGGAAGACCTGGTCAGCTCCAAAGACGACGTGGGCAAGAGT GTGCATGAGCTTGAGAAGTCAAAACGTGGCCTGGAGGCTCAAGTAGAAGAGATGAAGACTCAGTTGGAAGAGCTGGAGGATGAATTGCAGGCTGCAGAAGATGCTAAACTTCGACTGGAGGTCAACATGCAAGCTCTGAAGGCTCAGTTCGAAAGAGACCTCCAAGGCCGAGATGAGCAAGGCGAGGAGAAGAAGAGGCAGTTGGTCAAACAG GTGCGCGAGTTGGAAACTGAACTTGAGGATGAGCGCAAGCAAAGGACTGCATTAGCTGCCGCCAAGAAAAAAATGGAGGGAGACATGAAGGAACTTGAAGGCCAGATTGAGACATCAAACAAGGGACGAGATGAGGCCATCAAGCAACTCCGCAAGCTTCAG GCTCAGATGAAGGACTACCAGCGAGAACTTGATGACGCCCGAGCTGCCAGAGAGGAAGTTTTATCCAGTGCCAAAGAGAACGAAAGAAAAGCCAAGACTCTGGAGGCTGAACTGCTACAGCTGCAAGAG GATATGGCAGCAGCCGAGAGAGCCAAGAAGCAAGCAGAAGCCGAGCGCGACGAACTGGCCGATGAGCTCGCCAGCAATGCGTCTGGAAA GTCTGCGCTGTCTGATGAGAAGCGACGTCTTGAAGCGAAGATccaacagctggaggaggagcTGGAAGAAGAGCAAGGAAATATGGAGATGCTCAATGATAGACTAAGGAAGAGTGCCCAGCAG GTTGACCAACTTACCACTGAGCTCCAGGCCGAACGCAGCACATCCCAGAAGAACGAGAGCGCCAGGCAGCTGATGGAGAGACAGAATAAAGAGCTGAAGGCTAAACTTCAGGAAATGGAGAACCAAGTCAAATCCAAATTTAAGTCCTCCATCTCTGCTCTCGAGGCCAAAGTCGCCCAACTTGAGGAACAACTTGACCAGGAGAGCAG AGAAAAGCAGAACACAGCGAAGGCGAATCGTCAGAAAGACAAGAAACTGAAAGATTTGATGACCCAAGTGGAGGAAGAACGAAAACAGGCAGAACAATACAAAGATCAG GCGGACAAGGCCAATGTTCGTGTCAAGCAGTTAAAGAGGCAGCTGGAGGAGAGCGAGGAGGAGTCCCAGCGAATCACTGCCGCTCGCAGAAAGCTTCAGCGGGAGCTGGATGAGGCCACGGAGGCCAATGACACCATGAGCCGCGAGGTCACTTCCCTCAAGAGCAAACTCCG